One part of the Solanum dulcamara chromosome 3, daSolDulc1.2, whole genome shotgun sequence genome encodes these proteins:
- the LOC129882980 gene encoding syntaxin-43-like isoform X2, producing the protein MVLRNKWMASLNISLTISGDLYRDAFTVGLHPAWVDVSEEVAASIHQAQVKLSELKKCHAKALTPSFGDGREDQHVIEVLTMEITDILRKSEKRLQKLSASGSCEDSNLRKNVQRSLATDLQNLSVELRKMQSLYLKQLQQQSEGHDGLDLEMNEKKSSFLDDDFNDVGFTILQMASGQRDDQFTAEREREIRQVLKSVNELAQIMKDLSVLVIDQGTIVDRIDHNVQSVSASVEEGFKQLQKAERSQRKGGMVKCATVLVIMCFVMLVLLVLKQILL; encoded by the exons ATGGTTTTGCGCAACAAATGGATGGCAAGTCTCAACATTTCTCTCACAATATCCGGTGACCTATATAG AGATGCATTTACAGTGGGCTTACATCCAGCATGGGTTGATGTTTCTGAAGAAGTTGCAGCTAGCATACATCAGGCTCAAGTAAAATTGTCAGAACTAAAGAAGTGCCATGCTAAAGCTCTGACTCCATCTTTTGGTGATGGAAGAGAAGATCAACATGTGATAGAGGTTCTGACCATGGAGATTACAGATATATTAAGGAAGTCAGAGAAGAGATTACAGAAGCTTTCAGCAAGTGGTTCTTGTGAGGATTCAAATCTTAGAAAAAATGTACAG CGTTCTCTGGCTACAGATCTTCAAAACCTTTCTGTTGAGCTCCGGAAGATGCAATCATTGTATCTTAAACAGTTACAGCAGCAATCAGAG GGACATGATGGACTTGATTTGGAGATGAATGAAAAGAAGTCTAGCTTTCTGGATGATGATTTCAATGACGTG GGGTTCACTATACTGCAGATGGCCAGTGGTCAGAGGGATGACCAGTTCACGgcagagagagaaagagagattaGACAG GTCCTCAAATCAGTTAATGAGCTTGCCCAAATCATGAAGGATCTGTCTGTCCTAGTGATTGACCAG GGGACAATAGTTGATCGGATAGACCACAATGTTCAAAGTGTATCTGCATCAGTAGAGGAAGGCTTCAAACAACTACAGAAG GCAGAGAGGTCTCAGAGGAAGGGGGGAATGGTGAAATGTGCGACTGTTCTTGTTATCATGTGCTTCGTTATGTTAGTCCTGTTGGTCCTTAAGCAGATTCTCTTATAA
- the LOC129883684 gene encoding uncharacterized protein LOC129883684, with product MVTFPKLPLNCWGVSSLSRIASAIGVPLFADECTTKQTRISYARMLIEVNVTKPIPHQITVMDPNGKTFSQTVELEWRPQYCDKCQKIGHQCHNTTLPKDDPIKRRRPGKKVTETWQYKGVIQPQGHHVEGNEEQQQGIVRSSQHNADERFGQQVKGTISPRNTAGWAATEFNLTNFPVMATIATKNGGVNKRYKQKELKNYLHNNKINLAGLIETRVKEHNMKTIVKGIAPEWGILTNYNAATNGRIWLIWDENCTEKIFGRTQVLSSLAQGITLPWLIAGDFNALLSPQDRQAGSTVSLSEVKEFVECVQNIGVAELPWRGSYYSWSNKQHESDRISSRIARTFGNYEWMLIWGHVITDYGNPGISDHCPMLITLQEPQASSRVNFKLFNVWAEHESFLPMVESTWRRNYSRDRMKNVWIKLKQLQHKLKGLNNSKFKFISQKIDKAREELKGVQEQPTIHVTDELIDQEKEILMKLEKWSMIEESALKKKSRTKWIQLGDANNKYFSAVIKERTQKKQIRNITSLAEERLHDPTDIQNEFVQFYKGLTGSSTPNLPAIDIQIMKRGAVLSRQQRIDLCADISEEEIYI from the exons ATGGTAACTTTTCCTAAACTACCTCTCAATTGCTGGGGTGTGAGTTCCTTAAGCAGAATAGCAAGTGCAATTGGTGTGCCATTATTTGCTGATGAATGTACAACTAAGCAAACAAGAATATCTTATGCTCGAATGCTTATAGAAGTGAATGTTACTAAGCCAATTCCCCACCAAATCACTGTAATGGATCCAAATGGGAAGACATTTTCTCAAACAGTGGAGCTTGAATGGAGACCTCAGTATTGTGATAAATGTCAGAAGATAGGTCATCAATGCCACAATACTACCTTGCCTAAGGATGATCCTATTAAAAGGAGAAGACCAGGGAAGAAAGTAACAGAGACTTGGCAGTATAAAGGGGTGATACAGCCACAAGGGCATcatgttgaaggtaatgaagAGCAGCAGCAGGGAATTGTTAGGTCCAGTCAGCATAATGCAGATGAGAGGTTTGGGCAACAAGTGAAAGGGACAATCTCTCCTAGGAATACTGCAG GATGGGCTGCTACAGAGTTCAATCTTACCAATTTCCCTGTGATGGCAACTATAGCAACTAAGAATGG GGGTGTAAATAAGAGGTATAAGCAGAAGGAGCTCAAGAATTACCtgcataataataaaataaacctGGCTGGGCTTATTGAAACAAGAGTTAAGGAGCATAACATGAAAACCATAGTTAAAGGGATAGCACCTGAATGGGGCATACTGACCAACTATAATGCAGCTACAAATGGGAGGATATGGTTGATTTGGGATGAGAATTG TACAGAGAAGATCTTTGGCAGGACTCAGGTGTTGAGTTCATTAGCACAAGGCATCACTTTACCTTGGCTCATAGCTGGGGATTTCAATGCTTTACTATCTCCTCAAGATAGACAAGCTGGAAGCACAGTTTCTTTGAGTGAAGTTAAAGAGTTTGTGGAGTGTGTACAGAACATAGGAGTTGCTGAATTACCATGGAGGGGAAGCTACTATTCTTGGTCTAACAAGCAACATGAATCAGATAGGATATCAAGCAGAATTGCCAGGACATTTGGCAATTATGAGTGGATGCTAATATGGGGACATGTTATCACTGATTATGGGAATCCTGGAATATCTGATCATTGCCCTATGTTGATTACATTGCAGGAACCTCAGGCAAGCAGTAGGGTGAATTTCAAGTTATTTAATGTATGGGCAGAACATGAATCCTTCCTACCTATGGTTGAAAGCACTTGGAGGAGGAATTATAGCAGGGACAGAATGAAGAATGTGTGGATCAAGTTAAAGCAGTTACAACATAAATTAAAGGGGCTGAATAAttctaaattcaaatttataagtCAGAAAATTGATAAGGCTAGAGAGGAGTTGAAAGGTGTTCAAGAGCAGCCAACCATTCATGTTACAGATGAGCTAATTGATCAAGAGAAAGAGATCCTGATGAAACTGGAAAAATGGTCTATGATAGAAGAGAGTgctttaaaaaaaaagtcaagAACAAAATGGATTCAATTGGGAGATGCTAACAACAAATATTTCAGTGCTGTTATAAAAGAGAGAACACAGAAGAAACAAATAAGGAATATCACCTCTCTGGCAGAAGAGAGATTGCATGATCCTACAGATATTCAGAATGAGTTTGTCCAATTCTACAAGGGCCTAACGGGTTCTTCAACACCTAACTTACCTGCCATTGACATTCAGATTATGAAGAGGGGGGCAGTGCTATCTAGACAGCAAAGGATTGACTTGTGTGCTGATATTTCAGAggaggaaatatatatatag